The region TCGAGCTTGCGACCGGCGTTGTCGCCAACCCATCGGTAGTGGCGTATCCTTGTCGTCCCAGGCTGCCCGGACGGGCCGAGCTTCCAGAGCTTCCCGAAAGAGCCGTGTCAAGGCCAGTTGGACTGGTTGGATGGCCAGAGAACAGACGAGATTCATTTCGTCCTGATCCAGTCGGCCGTCGCCATCTCGATCCAGGAGATTCCAGAGAGCCTCGACGCGATCGTGACAGGTCCCGGCTAGAAAGGCGTCCAGGACGGAGTGCAATGCCTCGAGTGGCAGGGTGCTGGCGGGGGACAGGGCTTCCCCCCTTGTGGCGGCGCGATCCACGTCCTGGTCCGAGGGGGTCGTCAAGGTCTTCCACGCCGTTTGCAACGTATCGGCGGTGGCTTGCGCCAACAAGAGTCGAAATCGCACAACGGCCGTCTTCCAAtggtcatcgtcgtcgttgagTCCGGACGTCCATTCGTCGGTCACGACTGGCCGTGGGTCGACTCCGGGAGGCTGTGGGAGGGTGAAGGGGTCGAGATAGTCCCGGACGTTCCGGAGGACCCGATCCGGCGGCAAAGTCGCCAAGGAGCGTTCCAGTTCCCGCGAGACGTCCCGTAGGTATTCTTCCCAGGTTACGGAATGCAGTACCGGTGTCGTGGCGGTGTCCGCCTTGGTGCGCCACCATTCCTGCACACGGGCAATGATATCGTCGTGGGTGCTATCGTTGTTCTCtttattgttgttgttgttgtcgttgtcgtgaTTGTGAGTCGTACAATCCGTCATTCGAACAATGGCGGCGAGTCCATCCGCCAACCACAAATCGAGCACTTGTTCCTTCGTGGCGACGTCGTCGAGTGTCTGTAGCGGCCCGAGTTCTCCGAGGAGTTCGGCGAGTTTGTCACGTTTGGCCGAAGTGGGTGCCCACACCCCTCCCGACGTGGTGACGTCTTGCGCGGTGGGAATGTCCCGGGCTTCGGGATTGGCCGGATTCGGATTCGGCGCCATGGGACTGTAGCCGAGGAGACGGTCGGAAAAGGCTCGTCGGGAGGACGGGAAGGAGCGACCACCATTGCAACGGACGACGTGCGCCAAGGCGACCCCGCACCGACGTGCACCGGTGGAACGCATACGGGTCCGACCGATACGAACGACGCCGTGCCGTCCCCCCACACCAGATGCTGTCGGAGTCTGCGGAGATACAAGTATGACAAGACTTGTGGGAGAGGAATGATGAGTACTCCCCATACAGTGCCACAAGCCTGTTGGTGGCGTCGACTAGCGTAGCCTAGCGATGAGGGAGGTAGTTGCAA is a window of Phaeodactylum tricornutum CCAP 1055/1 chromosome 28, whole genome shotgun sequence DNA encoding:
- a CDS encoding predicted protein, which gives rise to MRSTGARRCGVALAHVVRCNGGRSFPSSRRAFSDRLLGYSPMAPNPNPANPEARDIPTAQDVTTSGGVWAPTSAKRDKLAELLGELGPLQTLDDVATKEQVLDLWLADGLAAIVRMTDCTTHNHDNDNNNNNKENNDSTHDDIIARVQEWWRTKADTATTPVLHSVTWEEYLRDVSRELERSLATLPPDRVLRNVRDYLDPFTLPQPPGVDPRPVVTDEWTSGLNDDDDHWKTAVVRFRLLLAQATADTLQTAWKTLTTPSDQDVDRAATRGEALSPASTLPLEALHSVLDAFLAGTCHDRVEALWNLLDRDGDGRLDQDEMNLVCSLAIQPVQLALTRLFREALEARPVRAAWDDKDTPLPMGWRQRRSQARETKRLGNMFPKTLQRHFVNEVEMPHRLRCIYAWANKTHQNNSIESVMVDESTQGSWSGRKRYVELQPKISLDEFRQVQQEHFTHLDRVGTEFLKSFREDLWVAQGKGRQNRELLRDCTLFMTAVCTVDYIIMIL